TGATCAGACGAGTCCGAGCTTCGTCGCAAGCAGAGCGGCCTGTGTCCGGTCGGCCGTCCCTGTCTTCAGGAGGACCGCACTGACGTAACCTTTGACCGTGCCTTCGGTCAAGCCGAGTTCGCGCCCGATTTCTTTGTTGGACCGGCCCCGGCCTAAGAGGACGAAGACGTCCCGTTCCCGTTGCGTCAGGTTTTCTATGGGGTCGGTCGCGGTCAGTGCCGCGGCGAGCTGGAATTGGGCTTCCTCGTGAAGGACCGTCTTCCCGTCCATGGTCTCTTGAATGGCCCGTTCGAGGTCGTCCTTCGAGACGTCTTTGAGCAGGTAGCCCGAAGCGCCGGCCTTGATCGCCTGCTTGACCGATTCCGCGTCCAAACGGTTCGTCAACATCAGGACCTTGACGTGGGGCCATGACTTCTTGAGCTCCGTCGTCGTCGCGAGCCCGTCCATCGTGGGAAGCTGCCAGTCCATGAGGACGAGTTCGACGTCCACGGCCCGAAGTTTATCGATCGCCTCCCGACCGTCTCCGGCTTCGGCGACGACGCGGGCCACGTCGGTCTTGGCGAGGAGCGCCCTGAGACCTTCCCTGACGACCGGATGGTCGTCGACGATCATGACCTTGACGGTGTTCATGTCCCCGTGCTCGGCAACTTGACCGTGATTTTGACCCCATGGCCAGGTCTCGAAGCAACGTTCAGGGAGCCTCCGAGGCCGATGGCGCGCTCCCGCATTCCGGCAAGGCCCATCCCAGCCGACGGTCCATCAGGCCGGAACCCGATGCCGTCGTCCGTCACCGTCAACACGGTCGACGTTGCCGTCATCGTCAGTGTCACCTTGAGGGATTCGGCACGAGCGTGCTTATGGGCGTTCGAAAGGGCTTCTTGGGCGATCCGGAACAGGACGTGGTCGGTTTCACGGTCGCCGGTCCTCGTGCGGAGGTCGGAGACCGAAAGCCGTGCCGTCAGACCGATCGAAGCGGCATGCCGCTGGAGCCTGTCCGACAGCGAATCGTCCGCAGCCGGTCGGACCGTCCCTCCCTCGACCGGGCGGAGCTCGGACAGCAACGCCCTCATCTCCTTCAGACCGTTTCTGGCAAGGTCCGTGACCTTCGAGAACTTCACCGCCCGCTCGTCCTCCAGTTCGTCGACGAGCGACTGACTGAAGAGCTGGATCGCGAACAACGTCTGGGTCACCGAGTCATGAAGGTCGCGGGCGAGCCGCTTCCGTTCTTCGACGAGGGCGAGCGTCGATTGCTCTTCGGCGACGCGGGCCTGTTCTTGTCGGGCGTCGATCGCAGCCGCGAGTTGGGCCGTGCTCACTAAAAAAGGGCGCAGTTCCTCGGGAGTCCATTCGTGCGACCGGTCGAGCGACAATGTGACGAGGCCCAACCGTTGGTTCCGGCTCACGAGGGGAAGAAGGGCGAGAGCGGGCCGTCCTTCTTGCTCTTGGATCCGCCGCAACCCTTGGGGCACGCGTCCGTCCGTCCGGACGTCTGAGAAGACAAGAGCGTCTCCTGACTCGAGCACGGGGTCGAGCTCGTCCCTCTCGTGCCGGATCCGGCTCCGATGGGTGCGGACGCGTTGGCCCGGCCTGTACTCACCGACCTGACAGTTGAACGCGATTTCACCTTGCCCGTCGCGCTCGTAGAGCACGATCGAGCAGTTGTAGGTCCGCCCTTTGGCGAGCTGGTCCAAATAGGCCCGTACGATATCTTCGAGCGTAAGGGCTTGACTCAGGGCGGTCGTCGTTTGGGCGAGCAGGCGCGCTTGCTGAAGGCTGCGCTGGGTCTCTTCGAACAGTCTCGCGTTTTCGATCGCGGTCGCGCAGGCTCGCGCGAACTGGCTGAGGATCCGGACGTCGCCGGCGTTGAAGACTCTGGGAGACTGCGCTCCGATTCCGAAAAAGCCGATCATCCGTCGGCGGCGCGTGATGGGTACGCCGAGGACAGCGTTGTCTTCGAGCTCCGGTCGTTGTTGGGGATCGATGTCCCCGTACCGGTTGACCACGACCGGTCGGCCCGACTCTAGGACCCGGCCGGCTATTCCGTCGCCTGGAAGCCACGCCGAGCCGATCTCGTCAGAAGGGAGGTTGTGGACAGCCTCCATCACGATCCTCCGGGGGTGTTCGGCGACGAGTCCGATCCCGCCGTCCTCGGCCCCGAGCAGCAAGCACGCCGACCGGACTACTTTGGACAAGAGGGGCCGAAGGGCGGTTTCCTCGAACGCGCTCTCCACGCCCTGTCGGAGGATGCGCTCGCGCTGGGCCCGGGACAGACGCTTCGCGTGCACCGCTCCATTGTGCCCGGAACGGGGCGTCGTCAGCGCTTTTTGAGTTTGGCCGCGTACTTTTCGCGGAACTTCCGGACCTTAGGTTCGATCACCGCGCGACAGTAGCCCGCGTTCATTTCGGACTGGCCCACGGGATCGGCCTTTTCGAATTTGTCGAAGTAGTCCTGGTGATAGGTTTCGGCGGGATAGAACGCGTCGAGTTTCTCGACCGTCGTCACGATCGGGGATGGCCAGATCTTGGCGTCCTCGACGTCCTTGACGACCTTCTGGACAAGGGCCTTTTCTTCGTCGGTCCGGTAGAAAACGACGGAACGGTACTGCGTCCCCGAGTCGGGGCCCTGCCTGTTCAACGTGGTCGGGTCGTGGGTCGTGAAGAAGATGTGGAGGAGGTCGTCTTCCGAGACGACCTTCGGGTCGAACATGACTTTGACGACTTCGGCATGGCCGGTTGTCCCGGTGCACACTTGGGCGTAGGTCGGGTTCCTCACGGATCCGCCGGCGTATCCGCTCTCCACAGCCGTCACGCCGTTCAGAGCTTCGAAAATGGCCTCGACGCACCAGAAGCACCCGCCGCCGAAAACGACGGTCTGGGCCCCTGCGGGCGCCTCGACGGAGACGGGGGCCGGATCTTGTCCGGGTTGAAGGCTGCTCATGGTCTTACAAGAAGCGACCGACAAGGCCAGGGCCACGATACCGAGTTTCAAGATCGCCACGAACATCCTCAAGTCGTACAGAGCCGTCATGGTTCGCGGGCCTAGGCCTTTTTAGCGGCCGGTCGGGCGATCCTGGGCGGCCAGATACGCGTTGATCTTAGCGCAGTGCGCTTCGAGTCGGGCCTTGCCCGCGTTCTGCCCTACCGACAGTTCGCGGCCCTTTTCGTCGGTCAAGACGATCGTCGCCTTGGGCTTGGAATCGGACGACCCCTGGCGCTCCGGTGCCCCGACACGGGCGGGCACGGTCGGATCGAGCCTGCGACGGTACGAGTACTTCAGGAAGCCCAGCTTGTACGTCGCAGTGAAGTCGCATCCGTCGATATGGACGGACTCTTGCGACGCTGCCGCGAGGCTGCCGACCGCCATGAGGGCCCCGACACCGAAGAAAATGGCGTAGAACCCGAGCAGGCCGAGCGCCCCCCATCCGATCGCCTTGGACATTCCGCCGATCATCATCACGCAGTGGACCAGCGTGAAGGAGTTCCATCCGAAGGCGAAGACGCCGAGCCCGACGGCGGCGGCCCAGTTCCCGTCCGCGATCTTGAGGTCGAGGACCGACGGTCCTTCCTCCTCGGTCGGGACGCCTAGCTCCTGACGCGCCTCCCGTTCTTGCAGACGGTCTTGGATCGCCCGGTAATCGGCGATCCCGGCCGGATCTCCGGGTGCCAGCCGCGCCAACCGTTTGCGCAGGTCGTCTTCCAGCGACGGAAGCTGGGACATGGCCTTCTTGACGGTCTCGGCAAGCTCCGGCTCAGAGGTCTCGAAGGGGGATAGAAGGGTCAGCAGCGAGGCGGACTCGTCTTGGAGCCTGGTTGCGCTCGCGATCCGTTCCTTAAGCTCGGGCACGGTCGCCGTCGGCTCGTCGAGGACGAGCGGCGCGAACCGCGCGACCCAGGCGTTCGCCACATCGACGACTTCGTCCCTTGTCGCGACCCCCTCCCATTGCGGATTGACCACACTCGGATTTTCGGTCGTCGGACGTCGACTCCCGACCGGGACAATTACCGACCCGATGGTAACCTCCGACCATGCTTCGTCAGGCCCACTCCACCGACCGGGCCCCTGCCGCGATCGGGCCGTATTCACAGGCCGTCCGCGCTCAAGGGTCGTTCCTGTTCTGTAGCGGTCAGATCTGTCTCCGACCGGACGGCACCCTCGTCGAAGGCTCCGTCGACGTCCAGACGCGGCAGGTGATGGACAACATCCGCGGCGTCCTCGAGTCGGCCGGTCTGTCGATGGAGAACGTCGTCAAAACGACCATTTTTTTGAGTTCGATGGAGCACTTTGCGACCGTCAACGAAATCTACGGCGCCGCGTTCACGGGCGAACCGCCGGCGCGGTCCACCGTCGCCGTGGCGGGTCTGCCGAAAGGCGTCGACGTCGAAATCGAGGTGACCGCTGTCTTCTGACAGTGCGACAAGGCCGGAGCGGCACCGCCTCGTCGTCTCCGTGTCCTTAGGGACTTCGAAAAGGGACAAGGCGCACGAGTGCGACATTCTCGGCGTCCCCTTCCGGATCGAGCGTCGGGGAACGGACGGGGATCGCGAAAAGTTCAAGTCTGTAATGGAAAGCTTGGACGGAGTGGCAGACGCCCTTGGTGTGGGCGGCGCCGACATCTGGCTTGTGACGGAGACGAAGCGTTACGCTTTCCGCGAGATCCTGGGTCTGATCCGGGGCGTCAAGAAGACGCCTGTGGTCGACGGGAGCGGCCTCAAGCACACGCTCGAGCGTCGGACCATCGAGCGGCTCCAGGAAGAAGGCACCGTCGATTTTTCTAAGGAGCGGGTGCTTCTGGTCAGTGCGGTCGACCGGTTCGGCATGGCCCAAGCGATCGATAAGGTCTGTCCACAGACGGTCTATGGCGACGTCTTGTTCGGGTTGGGCCTGCCTCTGAAACTTAAGAAGTACAAGACCGTGTCCCGCTTGGCGTCCGTCCTCTTGCCCGTCGTCACCAGGCTGCCGTTCCAGTGGTTCTATCCGACGGGAGAGAAGCAGGAAGAGCGAAAACCCAAGTTCCCCGACGTCTTCGCCTGGGCCACGTTCGTCTGCGGCGACTGGCACTACATCCGTCGCTATGCCCCGGACGATCTCAAAGGCAAGACCGTCATGACCCAGACCCTCCGGTCGGCAGATCTGGAGTGGCTCCGCACGACGGGAGCCCGGCGGGCGATCGCGACCACACCAGAGATGGGGGGCGAAACCTTTGCGACGAACGTCATGGAAGGGGTGCTGGTCACGCTCATCGGTAAGCCCCTGGAGTCTATTACGGACGAGGACTACCTGTCGAAACTGGCCGAACTCGGTTGGAGACCGACCGTTTTCGAGCTTCAGGGCGGGTCAGTCTAGTTCGAGCGATTTGAACCGGAGCTCGGACGACGGGATGTCGGCCGTGAGCGTCCGGTAAGCCCAATTGACCCTTGCCTGGAGTTTCAGCGCCATCGAGGCCTCCTCGCTCCCCTCCGGAAAGTTGGCGGGGTTGCTGCGCTTGTTGAGGCGGTCGAACGCCTTGCGGACGTCGTCCAGTCCGGCTTCCTCGGTCACCCCAAGGATGCCGCGCGCCACGGCTTTCGGGTCCGCGGGCCTGGACACGGGCTCGGACGCCTCGACGGACTCGCCGGCATCGGATCCTGTCCGGGCGTCGTTCGTTTTGGGCTGCCAATACTGGTCGAGGTCGGACGAGCGGATCCGGTCCCACTCGTGGTTGATGTAGCCTCGGAGCAGGTCGTACGCGCGGCGGATCTCACTCATGACGTCACTTCCAATTCTGCCTGGACCTCGTCGAACGAACGGCCAAGTCCCTTCAGCCGCGAAACGACGTCGCCGAATTCGGCTTCTTCCCACTGGGTGCCGCTGTGGACGGCGCCTGCGGAGAGCCTGGCTTTGAGTTCGGAGAGCGTCGCTTCGGCCTCCCGCAGTTTGCCGTCGATCTCCTTGACCTTAGCCTGGGCCGCGTCGTACGACTGCAGTTCCCGGCTCCGGGCTTCCATGGCCGACTCGAGGGCCGACCGTTCGGAGTCGGAAGCGGCCTCGACGTATTGGCGCTGTAGCCGGTTGTAGTTCGTTTCGGCCTCGCCACGGCCCTTGAGTCCCCGCTTCAAGGATTCGCGGGCTTCCACGAGCCGCATCGCGTGCTCCAGGACGGCGTCGGCCTCTGAGACCGCTTCCGCCGCGATGATCTTCACCTCCGGTGCTTTCGCCCTCCGCGAAAGGTCGTCCAGCCCGTCCCGCAGTTGGCGGATCGGTCGGAGCAGCCACCGGGCTTCCTCGCCGAGGCCGGTCTGGCCCGACGACTTCGATCCTGCGGACCGCAAGGCCGCCACCAGTGCGATGACGAGGAACAGGAGGACTCCCAGCGCGACGATCGCGAAGAGTCCGAAGGACGCCAAGCCGAAACTCACTAGAACCTCACCACCGCTGAAATCGAAAAGTCTCGGAATCCGAAACCGTCGAACCGGACCGTCGGAAGATAGCTGATCTTGCCGTTCCCGAAGAGCTCTATCTCGAACGACGTCAGGTCGGTCCGGGAGCTCCAGTCCCGCGACCATCCGACGGTCAGTTTGTCGCCCCGCTCGTTCGGAGGCAGTTTGAGCCGGACGTCCGAAAGGTCTTTGTCCTCGTCCAACGGTGTCTCCCCACGTCTGAGCGAACCCCATTCGACGGCCACCAGGGCCGAACCGAGCCGGACCTGAGTGTCCGCGCCAAGGGCGAGCCGATATCCACGGCCGATTCCTGGCGCCGTCTCGACGTCCCGAAACCGGGACATGTCGGTCGGTTGGATGCCGATATGGTTACCGATCGCGAAACTCAAGCCGATCTCCCCGCCGATGCGGCCGTAGACCGCCCGGGTCCGACCTGATCCGCCGTCGCACGCAGCCAGCGAGATCGGGGCGTCGTCGAGCAGTAGGTTGGTGTCGAACCGGGCCGCGGCCACGGTCGAACGCAGGATCTCCCGCCGCCCGAAGGGAAGGTACTGTTTGCCAAGCCTCCACGAGCCGCGCTGTTCGACATAGTATTCGTCCAAAGTGTCCGGATCTCCCGTGTTGTCCACGCGTTGGAAGCGTTGGGCCACGTAGACTCTGTGGCCCGACTCCAAGACCATGCGCAGGCCGACGAGGGAGTATCGACCGTTCGCATCGTAATACTCGAACAACGACTTCTTGGTGGCACGGACCTGCCAGGTCGGTCGAAGCTCAAGGAACGGCGCGACGTCAGGCACTTGCGCCGAGACCGTTATGGGGAGCAGCATCAGACCAAGGAGGCGGCCTCTCAAGCCAGTCTCCCGTGCAGCGCCGTTCCTTTGAGCTCGGCATAGGCGGACGGAGGCATGGGGACGACACGCCCCAACGTGTTGGCGTAAAGGAGCATCGTCGCCACCCGTTCGAGCGTCTCCATGCGGTCGCAAGCGTCCCAAACGTCGCGGCCCAGGGTCGCGGCTCCGTGATGGCTGAGCAGGAACGTCTTGTGGCCGTCCAAAAACGGGTCTAACCGGTCCGGTAGTTCGTCGGTCCCCGGAAAACCGAACGGGACGGACGCCACGGGGCCGAGGACAAAGGCGGATTCGGGAAGCACATCGTCGGGCAAGCCTTGTCCGGCGAGACTGAACGCGGTCGCGACGGGCGGATGGGCGTGGACGACGGCTTGGCAGTCGAGTCTCCGGCGATAAGCTCTCAAATGCAGCTTGACCTCGCTGCTGGGCCGGCCTTCGCCGAGAGGGCGACCTTCGTCGTCGACCAGGACCAGGTCTTCGGGCCGCATGTCGCCTTTGCAGACGCCGCCAGGGGTGCAGACGAGCACGCCAGGGGCCAACCGGGCGGACACGTTGCCTTCGCGGGCACCGACGAGGCCTCGTTCCCAGAGCCGGCGGCCGACGTCGCAAACTTGCGACCTGACCTGAGCCTCGCGATCCACAGAAGGCATTATGGCAGGCCCGCCCCGTCGTGCCGAAGCCGCCGAAGGTCGCTTTCGAACGCCGGGTAACTCGTGTCGACCGATTGGGCGTTCAGCACGGTCGTCTCGCCTGTGGCAACGAGGCCTGCGACCGCGAACGCCATCGCGATCCGATGGTCGCCCTCGGCGTCGATGGTCGTGCCCCGAAGCGGAGTGGGGCCGCTGACGTCGAGCCCGTCTTCGTGTTCGATGACGGCGGCACCCATTTCCCTCAGTCCTTCGGCCATCGTCTTCAGCCGGTCCGATTCCTTGACGCGCAGTTCGGCGGCGTCACGGATCCGGGTCGTCCCTTCGCATTGGGTCGCGAGGACGGCGAGGACCGGGATTTCGTCGACGAGTCGGGGTACGTCGTCGCCGCCGACTTCGAAGGCACGGAGACACCCGCTCCCCGTGACGCGAAGGTCGGCGACGGGTTCGCCCGTGGACTCTCGTTCGACGTCCCGTTCGACCGTCGCCCCGGCCCGATGCAAAGCGTCCAAGACGCCCGTGCGCGTCGGGTTCACGCCGACGCTGACGAGCCGGACGTCGGAGCCAGGGGTCATGGCCGCCGCGACCAGGAAGAACGCGGCGCTCGAAACGTCGCCGGGAACGTCGAAATCCACCGCAGGGATCCGCTGGCCGCCCCGGACGCCGACGCACAGGTTCCCGTCCCTCATCACTTCGATCCCCAGTCCCTCGAGCATGCGTTCGGTGTGGTCACGGCTCACGGACGGTTCCGACACCCACGTTTCGCCTTGGGCTTTGAGCCCGGCCAGCAACAGGCACGTCTTGACCTGGGCGCTCGCGACGGGCGACAGATACCTGATCCCGTTCAGGGTGCGGCCCCGGATCGAAATCGGCGCGGTGTCCCCTTCGATGGACGCGCCCATGTCACGGAGCGGTCCGACGACCCTCCTCATCGGCCTGCGGGAGAGCGAGGCGTCGCCCGTCAACCGGCAGTCCAGACCGGGGACCGAAGCCAGGACTCCGGCGAGCAGGCGCATCGACGTCCCGCTGTTGCCGCAATAGAGGTCGACGTCTGGAGACGACCAGGGCCTTTCGCGGCCGACGATCGCAAAGCGGGCGGACCCGAACTCGCCCGGTTCGAAGAACTCGATGTCGGCGCCGCACTCGCCGAGACACTCGGCGGTGGCCATACAGTCCTCCCCGATCAGCGGGTCGCCGATGCGGCTGGGCGACTCGTCCGCCATCGCCGCCAGGATCAAGGCCCGGTGGGTCATCGACTTGTCGCCAGGCGGCCGGACGGTCCCCATGAGGCGTTGAACCGGACGGACGCGGAGGGTACGGGCTTCCACGGGGAGCAGTTTGACGGGACCGTCTTGGCCCCAACGGACGATGGGACCTGAAGCCGGGGCATACTTTCAGGAGTCTGCAAGACGAAGGACGAGCATGTTCCGTACACAGAACCCTACACTCAAGTCGCGGATCTTCGAAGAAGCGTCCGGTTCCGGCGTCATGACGCTCGGAGGCACGATGGTCAAGACCGGCCTGCTGTTGCTCCTCCTGATCGTCGGTGCGGTCGTCGGCTGGATGTCGCAGAGCATCGTCCTCCTGATCGCAGGCGTCGTCGGAGGGCTCATCCTCGCGGTCATGACGAGCTTCAAACGCGAGTGGTCGCCTGTCACGGCCCCCCTCTACGCCGTCGTGGAAGGATTGGCGGTCGGGACGATCTCGGTGGTCTACAACGCCAACATGGCGAAGACCCAATATGCCGGCGCCGTTCCGCTTGCGATCTTGGGAACGTTCGTCGTTCTCGGGGTCATGCTGGCGCTCTACGCGACCCGGATCATCAAGGTCACCCAGACCTTCATGGCCGTTGTCGCCGGAGCGACGCTCGCGATCGGGATCACCTACCTGTTCACTTGGATCGGCGGGATGTTCTTCAAGGGTCTTTTCAGTCTGCCGATCTATCAGAGCGGGCCGATCGGGATCGGATTCAGCGCGTTCGTCATCGTGTTGGCCGCCCTCAACCTCGCGATGGACTTTCAGGTCGTAGAGAGCGGGGTCCAGAGCCGGGCGCCGAAGTACATGGAATGGTACGCAGGCTTCGGCCTGCTGGTCACCCTCGTCTGGCTGTACCTGGAAATCCTGCGGCTCATGTCCAAGTTGGCGGGATCCCGACGCTGACGTCCGGTATCGGCAGGCCATCGGTACGCCTTTCGTATTGATCCGGAAGGCGTCTTCGTTCATACTGCCCGACAATGTTCGTGATCCCGGTCGCGTTGGCGCTCATCGCCCAAGACCAGTCCCAGCTCACGCGCCCGGTCTCCAAGGGCGAGGTCAAAGCCAAGCTTCACACCCCTGACGTCGTCGGGATGTCCGCCGCAGACCGCGAAGCCGGATACAGACGGCGGCTCCAAATGGAGTCGGACTCGGTGTTCCAGCGCGTCATGTGGAGATCGATCGGCCCCGAGGTCCAAGGCGGGCGAGTCATCGATATCGAAGTCCCGAGGGGCGTTCCCAATCGGCTCCTCGTCGCTTATGCGACGGGCGGGCTTTGGTCGACCGAAGACGACGGGGTGACGTGGACGCCGCTCTTCGACGGACAAAGTTCGTTCGGTATCGGCGACTTCGCGGTCTCGAAGAACGGGGACACGATCTGGCTGGGGTCCGGAGAGAACAACAGCCAACGGACGAGCTATGCCGGGACGGGCGTCTTCAAGAGCACCGACGCGGGCAAGTCTTGGACCAACGTCGGATTGCCCGAGAGCCACCATATCGGTCGCGTCGTCATCGACCCTCGGGACGAGAACACGGTCTGGGTCGCCGCGCTCGGCCATCTGTACTCGCAGAACGAAGAGCGCGGCGTCTACAAAACGACCGACGGCGGCAAGACGTGGAAGCAGGTCTTAAAGGTCGACCGTTACACGGGCGCCGTCGACCTTGCCATGGACCCGCGCCGCTCGGACGTCATGTACGCCTCGACGTGGGACAGGGACCGTCGGGCCTGGAACTTCCGCGAAGGCGGGTCGGGATCCGCAGTCTGGAAGACGACCGACGGCGGCAAGACCTGGAAAAAGGTCACCGCTTTGCCCCACGACGGCGATGCCGGACGCATCGGCCTGGCGGTCGCCGCCTCGAAGCCGGACACGGTCTATGCCTTCTACGACAACCAGAACGCCGACGAGGAGTCCATCGGGCGCGACGAAAGGACGGCGGCGGGCCGTCTGACCTTGATGCGCTACGTGCGCACGCCGCTCGACGTGTTGCTCAAGGTCGAAGAGTCGAAGCTGAAGACCTTCCTCACGAGCTATCTTCCGCGCGAGGAAAAGGCTGAAGACGTCTTAGCGCGGCTGAAGGACGGGAAGCTGGACAAGAAGGGCTTGGACGAGCTGTTCAAGAAGCGGAGCCCGAACGTGTTCCAGATGCGGTTACGCGAAGCCGAAGTCTTCCGTAGCGACGATGCGGGCAAGACTTGGAAGAGCGTGAGCGGCCCGCTCGGCGAGCACGGCGGCTACTATGGCGGCCAAATCTCGGTCGATCCGACCAATCCGGACGTCGTGTACATCACGGGCGTCCTGTTGCTGCGCAGCAAGGACGGCGGCAAGACCTGGGCCTCTACGGCCAGAGAGAGTCACGTCGACTTCCACGTCGTGCGCTTCCACCCAGACGATCCCCGCCGGATTTGGGAGGGGTGCGACGGCGGGCTGTACTACAGCGGCGACGGCGGCGACCACTGGCGCATCATCAACAATCTGTCCGTCGGCCAGTTCACGACCATCGCCGTCGACGACAAGACGCCGTACAACGTCTATGGCGGGCTCCAGGACAACGGGACGATGAAGGGGCCGAGCACGTACGTGTCCGGCCGGTCCGATCCGAACTCATGGAAGGACATCGGCGGAGGCGACGGAAGTGCGATCGCGATCGACCCGAGGGGCGGTGGGGACACGGTCTACATCGCCAGCCAGTTCGGCGACCACTCTGCGATCGACCAGAAGACCAACGAGCGGTGGAACGCCCGGCCGACGGGCGAAGGGCTTCGGTTCAACTGGATCTCTCCGATCCTGATCTCGCCGCACCATCCGGACATCGTCTACGTCGGAAGCCAGAAGCTCCACCGTTCGTTCAACCAAGGACGGCGGTTCGAAGCGATCAGCGGCGACCTGACCAAGAACCGTCCTCCCGGCAACGTCCCTCATTCGACGTTGACGACGGTCAGCGAGAGCCCGTTCAAATTCGGCGTGGTCTACGTCGGAGCGGACGACGGTTCGGTGAAGATGACGCCGGACGGCGGCAACTCCTGGGTCGACATCGCGACCCCTCGGCCGGACAACTGGGTAACTAGGATCGTCGCCAGCAAGTACGACGCCGGGACGGTCTACTGTTCGCAGAACGGTTATCGCCAAGACGACTTCGCTCCTTACGTGTGGCGGTCGAAGGACTACGGGAAGACCTGGGAATCGATCTCGGGAGACCTACCCGCGGAATGCGTCAACACGGTCCGTGAAGACCCGAACAAATCCGGGTTCCTCTATGTGGGGACCGATATGGGCGTCTATGTGTCGACGGACGGCGGTTCGCACTGGACGCCGTACGGTGGCG
This genomic window from Armatimonadota bacterium contains:
- a CDS encoding response regulator transcription factor produces the protein MNTVKVMIVDDHPVVREGLRALLAKTDVARVVAEAGDGREAIDKLRAVDVELVLMDWQLPTMDGLATTTELKKSWPHVKVLMLTNRLDAESVKQAIKAGASGYLLKDVSKDDLERAIQETMDGKTVLHEEAQFQLAAALTATDPIENLTQRERDVFVLLGRGRSNKEIGRELGLTEGTVKGYVSAVLLKTGTADRTQAALLATKLGLV
- a CDS encoding GAF domain-containing sensor histidine kinase; translation: MHAKRLSRAQRERILRQGVESAFEETALRPLLSKVVRSACLLLGAEDGGIGLVAEHPRRIVMEAVHNLPSDEIGSAWLPGDGIAGRVLESGRPVVVNRYGDIDPQQRPELEDNAVLGVPITRRRRMIGFFGIGAQSPRVFNAGDVRILSQFARACATAIENARLFEETQRSLQQARLLAQTTTALSQALTLEDIVRAYLDQLAKGRTYNCSIVLYERDGQGEIAFNCQVGEYRPGQRVRTHRSRIRHERDELDPVLESGDALVFSDVRTDGRVPQGLRRIQEQEGRPALALLPLVSRNQRLGLVTLSLDRSHEWTPEELRPFLVSTAQLAAAIDARQEQARVAEEQSTLALVEERKRLARDLHDSVTQTLFAIQLFSQSLVDELEDERAVKFSKVTDLARNGLKEMRALLSELRPVEGGTVRPAADDSLSDRLQRHAASIGLTARLSVSDLRTRTGDRETDHVLFRIAQEALSNAHKHARAESLKVTLTMTATSTVLTVTDDGIGFRPDGPSAGMGLAGMRERAIGLGGSLNVASRPGHGVKITVKLPSTGT
- the msrA gene encoding peptide-methionine (S)-S-oxide reductase MsrA, which encodes MSSLQPGQDPAPVSVEAPAGAQTVVFGGGCFWCVEAIFEALNGVTAVESGYAGGSVRNPTYAQVCTGTTGHAEVVKVMFDPKVVSEDDLLHIFFTTHDPTTLNRQGPDSGTQYRSVVFYRTDEEKALVQKVVKDVEDAKIWPSPIVTTVEKLDAFYPAETYHQDYFDKFEKADPVGQSEMNAGYCRAVIEPKVRKFREKYAAKLKKR
- a CDS encoding RidA family protein is translated as MLRQAHSTDRAPAAIGPYSQAVRAQGSFLFCSGQICLRPDGTLVEGSVDVQTRQVMDNIRGVLESAGLSMENVVKTTIFLSSMEHFATVNEIYGAAFTGEPPARSTVAVAGLPKGVDVEIEVTAVF
- a CDS encoding quinate 5-dehydrogenase, whose product is MSSDSATRPERHRLVVSVSLGTSKRDKAHECDILGVPFRIERRGTDGDREKFKSVMESLDGVADALGVGGADIWLVTETKRYAFREILGLIRGVKKTPVVDGSGLKHTLERRTIERLQEEGTVDFSKERVLLVSAVDRFGMAQAIDKVCPQTVYGDVLFGLGLPLKLKKYKTVSRLASVLLPVVTRLPFQWFYPTGEKQEERKPKFPDVFAWATFVCGDWHYIRRYAPDDLKGKTVMTQTLRSADLEWLRTTGARRAIATTPEMGGETFATNVMEGVLVTLIGKPLESITDEDYLSKLAELGWRPTVFELQGGSV
- a CDS encoding J domain-containing protein — protein: MSEIRRAYDLLRGYINHEWDRIRSSDLDQYWQPKTNDARTGSDAGESVEASEPVSRPADPKAVARGILGVTEEAGLDDVRKAFDRLNKRSNPANFPEGSEEASMALKLQARVNWAYRTLTADIPSSELRFKSLELD
- a CDS encoding class II aldolase/adducin family protein, encoding MPSVDREAQVRSQVCDVGRRLWERGLVGAREGNVSARLAPGVLVCTPGGVCKGDMRPEDLVLVDDEGRPLGEGRPSSEVKLHLRAYRRRLDCQAVVHAHPPVATAFSLAGQGLPDDVLPESAFVLGPVASVPFGFPGTDELPDRLDPFLDGHKTFLLSHHGAATLGRDVWDACDRMETLERVATMLLYANTLGRVVPMPPSAYAELKGTALHGRLA
- the aroA gene encoding 3-phosphoshikimate 1-carboxyvinyltransferase, which codes for MGTVRPPGDKSMTHRALILAAMADESPSRIGDPLIGEDCMATAECLGECGADIEFFEPGEFGSARFAIVGRERPWSSPDVDLYCGNSGTSMRLLAGVLASVPGLDCRLTGDASLSRRPMRRVVGPLRDMGASIEGDTAPISIRGRTLNGIRYLSPVASAQVKTCLLLAGLKAQGETWVSEPSVSRDHTERMLEGLGIEVMRDGNLCVGVRGGQRIPAVDFDVPGDVSSAAFFLVAAAMTPGSDVRLVSVGVNPTRTGVLDALHRAGATVERDVERESTGEPVADLRVTGSGCLRAFEVGGDDVPRLVDEIPVLAVLATQCEGTTRIRDAAELRVKESDRLKTMAEGLREMGAAVIEHEDGLDVSGPTPLRGTTIDAEGDHRIAMAFAVAGLVATGETTVLNAQSVDTSYPAFESDLRRLRHDGAGLP
- a CDS encoding Bax inhibitor-1/YccA family protein, coding for MFRTQNPTLKSRIFEEASGSGVMTLGGTMVKTGLLLLLLIVGAVVGWMSQSIVLLIAGVVGGLILAVMTSFKREWSPVTAPLYAVVEGLAVGTISVVYNANMAKTQYAGAVPLAILGTFVVLGVMLALYATRIIKVTQTFMAVVAGATLAIGITYLFTWIGGMFFKGLFSLPIYQSGPIGIGFSAFVIVLAALNLAMDFQVVESGVQSRAPKYMEWYAGFGLLVTLVWLYLEILRLMSKLAGSRR